A section of the Tamandua tetradactyla isolate mTamTet1 chromosome 4, mTamTet1.pri, whole genome shotgun sequence genome encodes:
- the S100A14 gene encoding protein S100-A14: MGQCRSANAEDAQEFSDVERAIETLIKNFHQYSVEGGKETMTPSELRDLVTQQLPHLMPSNCGLEEKIASLDGCKDSKLEFGSFWELIGEAARSVKLESPAPGS, from the exons ATGGGCCAGTGCCGGTCAGCCAACGCCGAG GATGCCCAGGAATTCAGTGACGTGGAGAGAGCCATTGAGACCCTCATCAAGAACTTCCACCAGTACTCGGTGGAGGGTGGCAAGGAGACAATGACTCCCTCCGAGCTGCGGGACCTGGTCACCCAGCAGCTGCCCCACCTCATGCCG AGCAACTGTGGACTGGAAGAGAAAATCGCCAGCCTGGATGGCTGTAAGGACTCGAAGCTGGAGTTTGGGAGTTTCTGGGAGCTGATCGGAGAAGCAGCCAGGAGTGTGAAACTGGAGAGTCCTGCCCCAGGGAGCTGA